Proteins co-encoded in one Mycobacteriales bacterium genomic window:
- a CDS encoding class I tRNA ligase family protein, with amino-acid sequence MSRHVLTAVAWPYANGPRHIGHVAGFGVPSDVFSRYMRMAGHDVLMVSGTDEHGTPILVAADQQGV; translated from the coding sequence ATGTCCCGCCACGTGCTCACCGCGGTCGCCTGGCCCTACGCCAACGGCCCGCGCCACATCGGCCACGTTGCCGGTTTCGGTGTGCCCTCCGACGTCTTCAGCCGCTACATGCGGATGGCCGGACACGACGTACTCATGGTCTCGGGCACCGACGAGCACGGCACCCCGATCCTGGTGGCCGCCGACCAGCAGGGCGT
- the rsmI gene encoding 16S rRNA (cytidine(1402)-2'-O)-methyltransferase, translated as MPLVLAGVPIGQPGDASQRLRDALATADVLAAEDTRRTTRLCHDLGVTYTGRLVSYYEANEAERTPVLLEALREGRTVLLVTDAGMPSVSDPGYRLVAAAAAEDLPVTCLPGPSAVTTALAVSGLPSDRFCFEGFLPRKAGARRTRLAELQAERRTVVLFEAPHRLADALADMVSVLGPDRRAVVCRELTKTYEQVLRGTLGSLAQWATGEVRGEITLVLAGAEEVRADLDLAAEVALREAAGLTRKEAVTAVASETGAPRRAVYDAVVAAKRQAQP; from the coding sequence CGCGAGCCAGCGGCTGCGCGACGCGCTCGCGACCGCCGACGTGCTCGCCGCCGAGGACACCCGTCGTACGACGCGGTTGTGCCACGACCTGGGCGTCACCTACACCGGGCGCCTCGTCAGCTACTACGAGGCCAACGAGGCCGAGCGCACGCCGGTCCTGCTCGAGGCGCTGCGCGAGGGCCGGACCGTCCTGCTCGTCACGGACGCCGGCATGCCGTCGGTCTCCGACCCCGGCTACCGGCTGGTGGCGGCCGCCGCCGCGGAGGACCTGCCGGTGACCTGCCTGCCGGGGCCCTCAGCGGTGACCACGGCGCTGGCCGTGTCGGGCCTGCCCAGCGACCGCTTCTGCTTCGAGGGCTTCCTGCCCCGCAAGGCCGGGGCGCGGCGGACCCGGCTGGCCGAGCTGCAGGCAGAGCGCCGCACGGTGGTGCTCTTCGAGGCGCCGCACCGGCTCGCCGACGCGCTCGCCGACATGGTCTCGGTGCTCGGCCCGGACCGCCGCGCCGTCGTGTGCCGGGAGCTGACCAAGACCTACGAGCAGGTGCTGCGCGGCACCCTGGGCTCGCTCGCGCAGTGGGCGACCGGCGAGGTTCGCGGCGAGATCACCCTGGTCCTCGCCGGTGCCGAGGAGGTCCGCGCGGACCTCGACCTCGCCGCCGAGGTGGCCCTGCGGGAGGCGGCCGGCCTGACCCGCAAGGAGGCCGTCACCGCGGTCGCGTCGGAGACCGGCGCCCCGCGCCGCGCCGTCTACGACGCCGTCGTCGCGGCGAAGCGCCAGGCGCAGCCCTAG